The genomic stretch GGTCAGTGGGTTGCGCTTCCCAATGCCAATCCGAATCGAAAAGACATCTTTGTTGAACTCGATTACCTCACAAATCTGGATGGCTCCGCAGGACCTCATCTGCACTCCCACCTGCCAAAGCAGGACGCGCTGGACGCAGTAGGCGCGACTTTTGCCAAACAGAACATCGGGGTCCATTTCGACCTTGGCCCAGGCATCTATCAGGGTGATCCGTACGTCGTCCCGGCAGGGACTGGAGGGAATGCTATCTCTGAGGGTCAGCTTCTGTGTTCCGACGGAGCCACACTATGCGCCTTTCCGGGTCAGCCGGCAGTTGGCTGGAAAGGCGGCCTCGCTGCAATTCAGACTTCGACGGGACTCGGCAATTTCCAGTCCGGCAGAACGAAGAGTTACCACTACGTTCTTTTCGGTCATTCTCTGGGCGAGCCCAGGTCCTACTGGAGCACTCTGGGCTATAGGCTCGCGAATACGGCGATCCCGCAGCTCGTGTCCATTGTGAACTCCGGGAATACAGCAACCATCACGCTTCAATCCCCTCCGGGAGCTATTAAGCCCGGCGACTGCCCGAATGCTGCCATCTCCGGATGCAGTGATGGGAGCAGCAATCGCATCCACATCGCAGGAGCGCTCGGCCAGACGTCTCTCAACGGCACCTACTTCTTCAGCAATACGAAGAGCTCGAACCTCGTCAATAACGTCTACACGACGACGTTTACCATTACCACGGCGGGCGTAGCGGATGGCACCTACAACTCCGGCAACGAGCCGCAGCTTGCAGTCACCTACCTCGGGCCAAGCAGCTCTTCCGGGCATTCCGACTTTAGAGGCGGTGCGGACTCTGCGATTACCTTCGGTCTGTGGGGGGCGGATGATCCCGCCAACTGCCAGCCCGACCCCAGCCAGCCGCTGTCCTCGGGACAAGCCTATTGCAGCAATGCAACGGGTACAGCCGCGGAACAGACGGGCACGCTGCTGCACGAGCTCGGTCACACACTGGCTCTTACCCACGGCGGTACGTTCTATAGGGATCCTAACAATCCCAGCGTACCCACCGATGGACTGAACTGCGCTCCAAACTACCTCAGCGCAATGAATTACCTGTTTCAGGTTCGCGGGTTTGGCGACGGAGGATACGACTACTCCTTCCAGACGCTCGCGCCGCTGAATGAGGCCTCTCCGAACGAATCCACGGGAATCGGAACAGATATCAACACCGGCCAGGCCGCCGCACATGCCACGCGCTGGTATGCACCTCCGAATACGCTCGATGTTCTGCTTCAAAACACCTCCGGTGGGCGATATGCGGCAGCGCACTGCGACGGCACTCCACTGCTGCCGAATGAACCGCCGGCCGTTCGGGTCGATGGTTCTTTCCCCGGGGCGCTCGATTGGAATAACGACTTAATCGTGCCCGATCAGGTGCTTTCGGCCGAAGACCTGAACCATAACGGAATCATTGGCGATGCGCCGTTCTCCGGATCCAACGACTCGCAGACGATGAATCTACAGCAAATCGGCGCCCGCACCAGCGCATTCGGTGAATCGGGCGGCATCAACTTTGCTGGCGGTGGCATCAATTTTGCCGGTGGCGGAATTGACTTCGCTGGCGGTGGCATAGACTTTGCAGGCGGCGGAATTGACTTTGCCGGTGGTGGTATTAATTTTGCCGGTGGCGGAATCAACTTTGCAGGCGGCGGAATCGATCAGAACGAGGAGACCGCCACATCCACCGCGGACGTGCCAACGGGACTAGTCTGCACCGTGGCCTTGAGCGGCGTTCCCGGCTGCGTACCATCCTCTGGAGCTTTTCTGGAAAACGGGAAGAACATTCCGCTCACCTGGACGGCACCCGCCTTTGGTCAGACTCGCACTTACACTATATGGCGCGCGGTCGGATCGTATGGACCTTCGCAGGTTCTCCTGAACCTGGGCAAGTTCAGCGTTCTTAAGACGCTGACGGGCATGCCCCCCTCACCGTCCTACATCGACACCACCGTGAAAAATGGGGTGACGTACACCTACTTCGTAACCGACACAAATAAGCAGGGTGCTCAGAGCGGCCCTTCAGGTCTTGTGGTGGTCACGGTGAAGTTCTGAGACAGCGCGAGAGGAGCGGTCCGGAGATTCGGCTCGCTCCTCAAACTGCTGTGCATGCAGGAGCGATACAGGAACGATAAGAGAGCGCACCCATTCCAGACTCTCGTCATCGACGGCTTCACCAACTCATTGGTGCAGCCGTCGATGAATCTCAGCCACCAGCGGATCGTTCGTGCTTTGACCGCGCATGCTGAGATAGGTGCGATAGGAATCAGCGAAGCCATTGCTCTTCAGCCCTTCGCGATCCCGGCCTTGATAGTAATAAACTGCCGGTAGAAAACTGTAGGTGGGCATGTCGTCCATGAAGAGTTCCAGCACTTCTCCTCGCCGCTTGATGCAACGATCGAACTCTGAATCCGCCTCTTCAAAGGCTCCAGCCTCCAGATAGGCGCGGCCTAGATCAAAGTGGCCAATCCACGTATCCAATAGGGCCTTGGCGCTGGTAAACAACTGGATCGCCTGACCTGGGTTGTGGGCCTTCAACGCAACTTCTCCCAATATCAGTTTGGCGTAGGCTTGTGGTTCGGCATGGATCTCGGAACCAAGGCCGCTGGCGAGTTGGCGCGCCCCAACGGTTTCCTCAACTTCGGCCAGAACACGAGCCGCCAGAAAACGAACCTTTGCAGACTGACGGAGCGCGATTGCGCGCCGTGCGGCAGCCGCTGCCTCCTGCTTGTCACCCCGCCATAGATTCGCATAGGCAAGCATTAAGACCTTATCCGCCGCAGCGGCAGGATTGTTCGCTGCCAAATCAGCGGCAATCCCCTTCTCGAGAATCTGGATCCCCTCCTGATATCGCCCCTCATACAGCGCTAGATTTGCCAGGCCCGAGGCGGCAAGCGAAGCGCCCCGGGGGCTGATCTTTTCGAGACTCTGATACCTTGCTGCAGCCAGCGATAGCTGTCCCTCTCCCATGTCGGCGTGCGCAATCACGAGAAATGCCTCTTCGTACGTGGGATTCAGTTGAAGCACCTCGCGGCCGCCGCGGCCACAACTCGGGAAATCGTTGGCATAACACGAGTACAGCGAGGAGTTCATGCGCGCCATGACGTTATTGGGCATAATCTTCAGCCCTACTCGCGCCGCCTCCATTGCCTTCGGCATATCAAGCTGGCGCGCATAGCAAGCCGCGAGATTGCTATGCCCAATGTTGTCGGCAGGAAACTCTCGTATCAGATCGCCATATTCCTCTGTGCATTTCTGCCAGTTCTGAGTCCAGATGTAGTAGAGGCCCCGAACACGATAGCGCTCGCGCTCGGTCATCCGGTCCACATGCTCCATCGCCAACTTTGCGTACTTCTCGGCGTCCTGCAGTTGACCAAGATTTCCAGAAGCGGCAGCCATCCCGGCATAGGCGCGGGCAAAGTTAGGATCCAGCTGTGTCGCTTTCGAGAATGACTGCAGTGCATCTGTCCACTTCCCCTGGAATTGCTGTTCCATTCCAACGCTGTATTGGTGCACTGCCTCCAGGCTGTCGGTGGAGAAAGTTCCCTGCGCGGCAGTCAGTTGTACCGATTTTGGCGTCGTGTCGCCCAGCGCCTGACGAATCGGTACTGCGAGTTTGGGTATTTCCAACAGCAGTGCGTCTTTGTTTGAGGTAGTGACACTTGCATCGGAAAGGGTCTTCCCTGTCACAGCATCGATCGCTTTTACTGACAGGTCATAGCCGCCACCATGCTTGCTCAAAGAGCCGGTAACAATCGCAGCAATACCCTCTTTGACGGCTACCAGTCTGCTGGTCTGCTCATCCAGCGTATGAGCGGGATTTGGAAGTGCCGCAGCCACCTTCCGTGCTGAGCCCCGGTTGAAGCCGTTGATAAAGCTGGCTCCTTCCAGAGCCACATTGAACATGGGCTCCAGAGTATCGTCGAACAGGCTATCCCCTGTGTTGTTCTGAAAGTCAGCCACCAGAACCGAGACCGGGGTATGAGTTAACCCTTTCGCGGCTTGTGACCTGCTGTTCATGTAATAAACAACTCCGGTCACCGCGAGAATCACCGGAACGGCAGTCATCGGAATCCACTTCCAGGGCAGTTCCCGGATGCGATTCATTCTCAGGCGAGCCGTGGAAGCAGAGACTTTCGAGCCTCTCTGGCCTTTATATGCGCGAATATCCGCGACCAGTCCCTCCGCACTTTGATAGCGCCGCGCCGGATCCGTCTCCAGACATTTGGAAACAATGTTGCTCAGAAGGACCGGAATCTTCTTGTCTGAATTCACCAGGGGGATAGCCCGCTGCTGCGTCCGCATTACCAGACTGGCAATCGCGCTCTCCGCGTGGAAAGGCATGGTCCCCGACAGCAATTGATACAAGATAAGACCGACCGTAAAGATATCGGAACTCGCGGTCAGTTCCTGGCACTGCGCCTGCTCTGGAGACATGTATTCGATCGTGCCCAGCATGGTGCCGGTTCGTGTCATTCCATCGCCGGCGAACGACCGCGCCAGCCCGAAGTCCATGACTACGACCCGGCCATTCTTGTCGCGCATGATGTTGCCCGGTTTCAAGTCACGGTGAATGACTCCTTCCCGGTGAACTGCAGCCAGCCCGCTGGCTACCTGTTCTATGATGTCGACGGCTTCCGCGACTTCAAGCTTGCCTCGTTGTTGCAGGATTTTGTGAAGGCTCTCACCCTCAACAAACTCCATCGTGATGAATTTGATATTCCCTGCATCTCCAAGATCGAAGATGCGGATGACGTTCCGATCCGTGATCTGGCGAGCAAGGATCAGTTCCTGTTTGAATCGCTGCAGTATCTCAGGATTACTAGTCAGCTCAGGCCGAATGACTTTGAGTGCAACCTCTCGCTCCAACTCCAGATCCCGCGCTTTATATACAGCACCCATGCCCCCTTCACCGAGGATCTCGAGGATCTCATAGCGTTGCGTCAGGGCCGTTCCCGGCTCAAACAGCGTGCCCGGAGGCGACAACTCTCGACCTATGACCGGCGCGATTGTCGGCGATGCACTGCCCAGCGTGGTAGGCGCACCTGAGTCAGGGGAGCCGTTGGCCGACACCGGCGCTGGCGTCTGCACAGCAGTCTTGCTTCCGGGTACATGGCGTGCGTTGTTCATACCTTCGCCCATGCAGTGGTCCGACTGTGTAAAATTTGTCCGATGAGGCCGTCGACTGCTCTCCCAAGCCAGGACCTGGAAACAGGTAGCTTGGAGTTCTTTAATGTATATCCTTTTATTTCTGTTGCAAATGTGCATTACATTGCAACATTATTCCCTTCGCCATAATCCTCATCGATTCCACGAAATTACACCCAGTCGGGTCGATTTCTATCGAAGCACGGGCGACGGAATGTCGTCTGAGGCTTTATGCTGGCCCCTCTTGCAACGGATCGAGAGAACGATCCGCGTACCAGACACACAGACAATTCAGGATCGAGGCGATAGGCATCGATTTTGGGGATAAGTGCACGCTCACCCAAGGAATGGTGAGCCAATGAGCGGCACGCGTGCCGATTGATGCGCCATTTTGACTTAGGCGGGTATTTACTCGCCGCCGTGATCGAGGAAGGATGGTAGACGGCAGCGCACGAGCTTGCCAAGCGATGTTGGAAGTGAAGCGACCAAGAGCCCCCTCACTTCCCCATCTCCGTATTGTTGCTTTGCGTCGGTTTCGCCGATGAGCTGACGGTTCGTCGGCGCATCCGTTTTCGTTGGATCAGCCACGTCTGGCTTCATCGGCATCCTCGGCCAGATCGTGCATGAGCGCGAAGAAAGCCGGTGAATGGCCGATAAAAAGCCCCATGGCTGTCAAGAAGTTGACCACCCCCATGGCGATCCCCCGTGTTGCTGTCGGCCTGATTATGGAACATGGCGGGAGTTTACGGCTGAGAAAGGGGCACGGTTCAGGCATGATTAAGTTGGTCTGAAAGTCCTCTCCACCAAACGGCGAAGAATTCAAGTCGGGGAAGGTTACAGATACTCCTGTCACGGGATCCTTGGCGGTCAGAGGAGGAGCATTGCCCGCTTTGTCAGCCCAGGTTTGGAAGTGCATGGTTTCAGTCGGTCCAATGCTTATCAAGATGCGCAGAACCTCCGTACTGGTCGCTCTTTGGGCCATCGCCGGATAGAGACTGTTGCCGCCTTGTTCGATTGTCGGGAAGTGGAAGCCGGCAGTATTCGCAATCGCCTGCAGGAAGTTGGGATCAACGGTGTCCGCGTCGGTCCTGGGAATAGCCGTATGCTTTCCCACGGCAAGGGTTGGGATCGCTTGCGGAAAAGTGAAGGCCGGATCCAGATCAGGGTTATGAGAACTGCTGCGGTAACGGGTCCACCAACTGGTATCGAGTGTGAGTTCCATCAGGTTGGTGAGTCGTAATTTTCCGCTGGAGCCGGTTGCAGCGCTACCAGGCAGGGTACGAAAAGGCTCAAGGTTCACTGGCTCAGCGCCCTTTGAGACCAGATAGGCATTTAAAAAGTTTTGATGCGTAAATTCATCGTCCGTATTGTCATGGACGTACTGGGCCATATCGGAATCTAAAACCGTGAGGGCGGCAGTAAAGGCGGGATTCCCGGTTCCGCCTGGAACTTCGCTATCTGGAATGCCGCAGAGTTCGTTGTACTGAACCCAGAAGTCCGTTTCCAGGATTTCTGCTGCCGCCGCGAAGCGAAGCAAAGCTGCGTCCCCACGTGTTAGAGAACCGCTGTGTTCCTCTGGCCCCTCTTCAGCCAAAAGGGGCGAACCACTCGCCGGGAACCCAACGCCGACAGTAGCGACACCTGCCGCGATTATCCCGTTCTTTACAAACGAACGACGATTGGTTTCAGTCTTCATGTTGCTCCATACATGCTGCATAGGAAAGAACCTCCATACCAATGAAGGCTGACCTTTGCATGGGCAAGATTTGTCATAACAAAGTCAAACTCCTGTCATTTAAATGTCAGACCATGTAGATCGATATAAATGGGCGGCGTCTCTTTCGTGACCGTCTTCGGAAATAGCTCACTTGGGGTGATGGATCATCCTCTGCAGAGGCAGACAGATGCTAGACATGTTGCTTACGCCAATCGCACGTCAGTTAAATAATCTGATTTTTTTTAAGATCCAACGAACCATTTGAATCGCAACCATGAAGTATTGGTTGGAGAAACTAAGCGCTTCAAGATCCACATTTCAGGAATATCGAGAGCGCAATGCGATAATTCGGGGCCGTAGAGTCGTTATGATGAGTAACGCTGGTTGGAGATAAATATGGCCCCTCATTCCCTGCTCCTTTTCGGACCGCCTTGTGTTGTCTTACTTGCGTACGTGGCGACGATCCTCATTCTGCGAAGTCAAAAGTCGCGACAGGGGATGATTTTTCTCTGCACGACTGGATGCATGTTAGCGTTCCCGCATATCGGCCGAGCACAGGTTTCGCTGCCTACAGTGAATTTAGGGGACACAAACTTCGAGGACGGTTATGCAGGTTCGGGATTTTTTGGAGAAGAGTTTCCAGACTACTACACCGCAAGCGAAATGAAAGATGCAAACGGGAACACCCTCCCTGGACGAAACCGTGTAACCGCAGTCAGCACCACGACGCATCTTGTGTTCCTAAGTAAAAAACGTCTCTGGGGTGGCCTGTATGGTGGCGAGGTGCTGTTGCCGCTCGTCGATCTCGATGTCAATCTCGCGAATGGCCCAAGTGAAAGAGTTCGTGGCCTCGGCGATCTGACGGTAAGTCCGCTTATATTGGAGTGGCCATCGAAAACACTCAGCCACGGAATTATCGCGCAGCGCTTCGTATTCGACATTGTATTGCCTACCGGAAAGTACAGCGCCCAACGCCCCGCAAATATAGGCAGCCATTCCGTTGCTCTGAATCCCTACTACGCAGTGACTTATGCTCCCAATTCGAAATTGGAAGCAAGTTTAAGATTTCACTATCTGTGGAACTCGGAAAATAATGAGCCATTCGAAGGGCTCGGCTTCAAGGATATCCAGGCAGGGCAAGCGTTTCATGCCAACTACGCTACATCGTATGCAGTCCGAAAGGACTTCCGGCTTGGCTTCAATGGCTATTGGCTTCAGCAGATAACCGATCACAGGATCAATGAAAAGGATGTGCGAAGTTCCAGGGAGCGAACGATTGGTCTTGGCCCAGGCATACAGCTTGGGGGCCAGGGACTTTGGCTTCGGGCAAACAGCTACATCGAAACCGGCGTTCGGAATCGAATGAGCGGGATCAAGGTCACACTCAGAGTTTCCAAGACGTTTTAATAAGGCTGGTCTTTCTACTCCGCAGAAAACTGCCTGCTACTGAAAAAGATCAAACGGGCCGTGGCGATAGACTCGGCCAGCCTTCATGACGAAATCGACTTTACCGGTCACTGCAATATCTTTGAAAGGATCCCCCGGCATGGCTACTATGTCGGCTTGTTTGCCCGGCGCGAGTATACCCAGATCATCACGCTGCAATAATTCGGCGGCCTTTCTGGTACCTGCCTTCAACGCGCGTGCTGCCGTGAGGCCAGCCGCTACCATCGCCTGAAACTCGAGAATTCCTTCACTGAACGGAAACATGCCGCAATCTGTTCCGAACGCAACGTTCACATTGCTTTGCGCGATGCGCCTTTGCGCTTCCTCGATCGCCACGACGTCGCGGCGAAACTTCCAGACTGCCTGATCAGGAAGCTTGCCTGCCTTCAGCAGCGCCTTGTCCTCCCGCGTCATTTGCATGGTAGGCACGAGGAACGCCCCGGCCTTCTCCGCCATGGCGATGCCTTCGTCATCGATAAGATAGCAGTGCTCCAGGCTGCGGGCACCTGCGCGCAGCGCCTGCTTGCACCCTTCTGCCGCTCCAGTGTGTACAGCGAGTGGCATGCCGAGTTGCTGTGCCGTTTGTCCAAGAGCCTGCATTTCATCTTCGAACCATGTGACCTTCGCAGGATCGTCACCGGCGCTCATGTACCCTCCGGTATTCATGGTCTTGATCCAATTGCCACCGAATGCATGCTCCATTCGAACCAGCTCGCGAATCTTTGCAGGAGAATCCGCAACCCTCGACACTCCCATGTGACAGCGGCACGGGAGCATCCCCTGCAAGTCTCCGTGTCCCGCGGTCGAGCTGATCATGTGGGCAGCCACGATCAGGCGCGGTCCCCGAGCCAGGCCTCCATCAATTGCATTGCGCAGCTCGATTGTGGGCCACTCCGGATCCAGTGTGCCCATGTCCCGAAGAGTTGTGAACCCGTAGCGCATGTACTGCTGAGCATGGTGAAGCCCCGCAAGCGCCTTGGCCGTTGAACACTGAAGGGTTTGCCGCGCAAGATTCATGCCATCCACGCAAAGATGCACATGGGTATCGATAAAGCCGGGAGATACGGTACGGTCACTCAGATCGTATATCTTTGCGCCGGCCGGGCGTCCAACCGAGCCGGAAAGCTCGACTATCGTATTGCCCTCAATCAAAATCTCCGTTGGACCGAGCAACGTGTCGCTG from Acidisarcina sp. encodes the following:
- a CDS encoding serine/threonine-protein kinase encodes the protein MGEGMNNARHVPGSKTAVQTPAPVSANGSPDSGAPTTLGSASPTIAPVIGRELSPPGTLFEPGTALTQRYEILEILGEGGMGAVYKARDLELEREVALKVIRPELTSNPEILQRFKQELILARQITDRNVIRIFDLGDAGNIKFITMEFVEGESLHKILQQRGKLEVAEAVDIIEQVASGLAAVHREGVIHRDLKPGNIMRDKNGRVVVMDFGLARSFAGDGMTRTGTMLGTIEYMSPEQAQCQELTASSDIFTVGLILYQLLSGTMPFHAESAIASLVMRTQQRAIPLVNSDKKIPVLLSNIVSKCLETDPARRYQSAEGLVADIRAYKGQRGSKVSASTARLRMNRIRELPWKWIPMTAVPVILAVTGVVYYMNSRSQAAKGLTHTPVSVLVADFQNNTGDSLFDDTLEPMFNVALEGASFINGFNRGSARKVAAALPNPAHTLDEQTSRLVAVKEGIAAIVTGSLSKHGGGYDLSVKAIDAVTGKTLSDASVTTSNKDALLLEIPKLAVPIRQALGDTTPKSVQLTAAQGTFSTDSLEAVHQYSVGMEQQFQGKWTDALQSFSKATQLDPNFARAYAGMAAASGNLGQLQDAEKYAKLAMEHVDRMTERERYRVRGLYYIWTQNWQKCTEEYGDLIREFPADNIGHSNLAACYARQLDMPKAMEAARVGLKIMPNNVMARMNSSLYSCYANDFPSCGRGGREVLQLNPTYEEAFLVIAHADMGEGQLSLAAARYQSLEKISPRGASLAASGLANLALYEGRYQEGIQILEKGIAADLAANNPAAAADKVLMLAYANLWRGDKQEAAAAARRAIALRQSAKVRFLAARVLAEVEETVGARQLASGLGSEIHAEPQAYAKLILGEVALKAHNPGQAIQLFTSAKALLDTWIGHFDLGRAYLEAGAFEEADSEFDRCIKRRGEVLELFMDDMPTYSFLPAVYYYQGRDREGLKSNGFADSYRTYLSMRGQSTNDPLVAEIHRRLHQ
- a CDS encoding amidohydrolase family protein: MTKTVVICGNLFDGLSDTLLGPTEILIEGNTIVELSGSVGRPAGAKIYDLSDRTVSPGFIDTHVHLCVDGMNLARQTLQCSTAKALAGLHHAQQYMRYGFTTLRDMGTLDPEWPTIELRNAIDGGLARGPRLIVAAHMISSTAGHGDLQGMLPCRCHMGVSRVADSPAKIRELVRMEHAFGGNWIKTMNTGGYMSAGDDPAKVTWFEDEMQALGQTAQQLGMPLAVHTGAAEGCKQALRAGARSLEHCYLIDDEGIAMAEKAGAFLVPTMQMTREDKALLKAGKLPDQAVWKFRRDVVAIEEAQRRIAQSNVNVAFGTDCGMFPFSEGILEFQAMVAAGLTAARALKAGTRKAAELLQRDDLGILAPGKQADIVAMPGDPFKDIAVTGKVDFVMKAGRVYRHGPFDLFQ
- a CDS encoding transporter, whose amino-acid sequence is MLAFPHIGRAQVSLPTVNLGDTNFEDGYAGSGFFGEEFPDYYTASEMKDANGNTLPGRNRVTAVSTTTHLVFLSKKRLWGGLYGGEVLLPLVDLDVNLANGPSERVRGLGDLTVSPLILEWPSKTLSHGIIAQRFVFDIVLPTGKYSAQRPANIGSHSVALNPYYAVTYAPNSKLEASLRFHYLWNSENNEPFEGLGFKDIQAGQAFHANYATSYAVRKDFRLGFNGYWLQQITDHRINEKDVRSSRERTIGLGPGIQLGGQGLWLRANSYIETGVRNRMSGIKVTLRVSKTF